The Alkalibacter saccharofermentans DSM 14828 genome has a window encoding:
- a CDS encoding Eco57I restriction-modification methylase domain-containing protein, producing the protein MNSFDAVKELFDYLGKSRSDEFSPDLLIKSMLYKFLLENGYLTKGFSKNIFNDFTYKNILARWEIEAHCSLEELTNKANVTEIKFCTDYILNGPSLKNCDPALIGLVYEELSETEIKKKSGRFYTPGAIIDLMIGFYPQKWSYPCKVLDPACGSGFFLSKAYDKMMESGLRQGFEKDKVHHNLLQDMIYGMDLDEKGIFISSLVLSLKSKIYVQPKNLIAGDFLTDNSSWKGFDLIVGNPPYIGHKQMNREYFKVLKDKYHDVYYDKADISYCFFKRGWEVLSEGGLLIFITSRYFLEAHNGKGLRGFIANNFKIEKIIDYNGYRVMPGAKVDPLISVLAKGSPNGNSFSVHKYKGERISRLIHQRSNDGDSTENFEIFNILQQDLDKKGWSLIDRASRDVILKITSKTDTTISDVWDSRQGIITGCDKAFVVDNLESRLYDKVIVKPWIKNSDITQYEIRQNNKYLLYTDLLEDASDHPQLMKRLLPYEARLKNRRECKKGIRPWHHLQWGRSHENFTGDKVVYPYKSHKNRFAVDTKGCYFSADVYSFRLKQNTFASREFYTLQAVTALLNSSLYEFYFKAIAKKLGENLYEYYPNTVGRLRLPKYDPEFFKSLHYYHESIQNSENEEASLSLKEDIDNYIFDYFSIGKAEKDLIERRIKLEKL; encoded by the coding sequence TTGAACTCATTTGATGCTGTAAAAGAGCTTTTTGATTATCTGGGCAAGAGTAGGTCTGATGAATTTTCTCCAGATCTGCTTATAAAATCCATGCTGTATAAATTTCTGTTGGAAAATGGGTATTTAACAAAAGGATTCAGCAAAAACATTTTTAATGATTTTACCTACAAAAACATACTCGCAAGATGGGAAATAGAAGCTCATTGTTCACTTGAGGAATTAACAAACAAAGCAAATGTTACAGAAATAAAATTTTGCACAGATTATATTTTAAATGGACCCAGTCTGAAAAACTGCGATCCGGCACTAATAGGACTGGTATACGAAGAATTATCAGAGACGGAAATAAAGAAAAAGAGCGGCAGGTTTTACACTCCTGGCGCTATAATCGACTTGATGATAGGCTTTTACCCTCAAAAGTGGAGTTATCCCTGCAAGGTATTGGATCCTGCATGCGGAAGCGGCTTTTTTTTGTCAAAGGCATATGACAAGATGATGGAGTCGGGGCTGAGACAAGGCTTTGAAAAAGACAAGGTTCACCACAACTTGCTCCAGGACATGATTTATGGAATGGACTTAGACGAAAAAGGCATCTTCATATCCTCCCTAGTCTTAAGCCTTAAATCTAAGATATACGTACAGCCCAAGAATCTCATTGCAGGGGATTTTCTCACCGACAATTCATCATGGAAGGGCTTTGACCTCATTGTGGGAAATCCTCCCTACATTGGGCATAAACAGATGAACAGAGAGTATTTCAAGGTCCTAAAAGACAAGTATCACGACGTTTATTACGACAAGGCTGATATATCCTACTGTTTCTTCAAAAGAGGATGGGAAGTCTTGTCAGAGGGTGGATTGTTGATATTCATCACGTCCCGTTATTTCTTGGAAGCCCACAACGGAAAAGGATTAAGGGGTTTTATTGCAAATAATTTCAAAATCGAAAAAATCATAGACTATAACGGATATAGAGTCATGCCAGGGGCAAAAGTCGATCCCCTAATATCTGTTTTGGCCAAAGGTTCGCCTAATGGCAATTCATTCAGCGTACACAAATACAAGGGTGAAAGAATAAGCAGGCTGATCCATCAACGAAGCAATGATGGTGATTCAACAGAAAACTTTGAGATTTTCAACATATTGCAACAGGATCTGGATAAAAAAGGCTGGAGCCTCATAGATAGAGCAAGCAGGGATGTTATCTTAAAGATCACATCAAAAACTGACACCACAATATCAGATGTTTGGGACAGTAGACAAGGGATAATAACAGGCTGCGACAAGGCTTTTGTTGTCGATAATTTGGAAAGTCGCTTATACGACAAGGTGATAGTCAAGCCTTGGATAAAAAACAGCGACATAACTCAGTATGAAATAAGACAAAATAATAAATATCTTTTATATACAGATCTATTAGAGGATGCAAGTGATCATCCCCAGTTAATGAAAAGGCTATTGCCATACGAAGCAAGGCTAAAGAACAGGAGGGAGTGCAAAAAAGGAATAAGACCTTGGCACCACCTTCAATGGGGCAGAAGTCATGAAAACTTCACGGGAGATAAGGTTGTATATCCTTATAAATCTCACAAAAACAGGTTTGCTGTAGACACCAAGGGCTGTTATTTCAGCGCAGATGTCTACAGCTTCAGATTAAAGCAAAACACTTTTGCTTCCCGTGAATTTTATACTCTGCAAGCTGTTACGGCACTGTTAAATTCAAGCCTGTACGAGTTTTACTTTAAGGCTATAGCAAAAAAGCTGGGGGAGAACCTCTACGAGTACTATCCCAATACAGTGGGAAGGTTGAGGCTGCCAAAGTACGATCCTGAATTTTTCAAGAGTCTTCATTATTACCACGAATCCATACAAAATTCGGAGAATGAAGAAGCTTCACTTAGTCTAAAAGAAGATATAGATAACTACATATTTGATTACTTCAGTATCGGCAAGGCAGAGAAAGACCTTATTGAAAGGAGAATAAAACTTGAAAAGTTATGA